In one window of Nerophis ophidion isolate RoL-2023_Sa linkage group LG05, RoL_Noph_v1.0, whole genome shotgun sequence DNA:
- the pin4 gene encoding peptidyl-prolyl cis-trans isomerase NIMA-interacting 4: MPPKGKGGGKGAKGAASGSADAEKKDKAPKGGTAVKVRHILCEKHGKCMEAMEKLKSGVRFSEVASQYSEDKARQGGDLGWMTRGSMVGPFQDAAFALAVSSMDKPVYTDPPVKTKFGYHIIMVEGKK, from the exons ATGCCACCAAAGGGCAAAGGTGGTGGCAAGGGAGCTAAAG GAGCTGCGTCAGGAAGTGCAGATGCTGAGAAGAAAGATAAAGCGCCTAAAGGAGGCACTGCTGTCAAG GTGCGTCACATCCTCTGTGAGAAACACGGAAAATGTATGGAGGCAATGGAGAAACTGAAGTCGGGAGTTCGCTTCAGCGAAGTAGCATCGCAATACAGTGAAGACAAAGCAAGACAAGGA GGGGACCTGGGTTGGATGACGCGAGGATCCATGGTTGGACCTTTCCAGGATGCTGCTTTCGCCTTGGCTGTTTCTTCCATGGATAAACCTGTTTACACGGACCCCCCAGTCAAGACCAAATTTGGTTACCACATCATTATGGTGGAGGGGAAAAAGTAG